The following proteins are co-located in the Triticum aestivum cultivar Chinese Spring chromosome 1A, IWGSC CS RefSeq v2.1, whole genome shotgun sequence genome:
- the LOC123191574 gene encoding E3 ubiquitin-protein ligase RFI2, with product MGAGAEPREEEPLEVEEGAGGKEEKAAVSCSICLDAVVAASAERSTARLQCGHEFHLDCIGSAFNAKGVMQCPNCRKIEKGNWLYANGSRPSHDINMDEWAHEEDLYDVSYSEMPFRFHWCPFGRLAQLPSFFEEGESPPPVTFHDFMGQHVFPENLSVSAAPGAHPCPYVAYLHPLPSLASSSSSHVPERTMDGSAYHDHWNHLAGPSDGRPLQTVQPTDFHHNHWAHLPHSYVQSNGNNGVTEQPGVPFGSMRAARVDGDSQRRGSVVSPSYFSNGSGSRSRAPNVPPLVPQFMRAHGNINEQYTQSSSSSLFAGAHRSGGMRPAPPPPQPENPTFCLFPPGSSGHSSMDTDEAGGSRFYAWERDRFAPYPLMPVDCETSWWSSQQSHGASESTPAPAPRRLFGQWIGLGRSSPENRSPEGSSYRQMHSPRM from the exons atgggggcCGGGGCGGAGCCGAGGGAGGAGGAGCCCCTCGAGGTGGAGGAGGGGGCTGGCGGgaaggaggagaaggcggcggtgTCCTGCTCGATCTGCCTCGACGCGGTCGTTGCCGCCAGCGCGGAGAGGTCCACGGCGAGGCTGCAGTGCGGCCACGAGTTCCACCTCG ATTGCATTGGATCGGCATTCAACGCCAAAGGAGTTATGCAATGCCCGAACTGCCGCAAAATTGAGAAAGGGAATTGGCTGTATGCAAATGGTTCCCGCCCCTCACATGATATTAACATGGATGAGTGGGCTCATGAAGAGGACCTTTATGATGTTAGTTACTCTGAGATG CCATTTCGTTTTCATTGGTGTCCATTTGGTCGCTTAGCACAGCTTCCATCATTCTTTGA GGAAGGAGAATCACCACCCCCAGTTACTT TTCATGACTTCATGGGACAGCATGTGTTTCCGGAGAATTTATCCGTATCTGCTGCACCAGGGGCACATCCTTGCCCATATGTGGCATACTTGCATCCTCTTCCATCGCTGGCATCATCATCAAGCTCCCATGTCCCTGAGAGAACTATGGATGGTTCCGCTTATCATGATCACTGGAATCACCTGGCTGGCCCATCAGATGGTAGGCCCTTGCAAACGGTGCAACCCACTGATTTCCATCATAACCATTGGGCGCATCTGCCCCATTCCTATGTGCAATCCAACGGCAATAACGGGGTGACGGAGCAGCCAGGGGTCCCTTTTGGATCAATGAGGGCTGCAAGGGTGGATGGTGATAGCCAACGTCGAGGATCTGTTGTTTCTCCATCGTACTTCAGTAATGG atCTGGCTCTAGATCTAGAGCTCCTAATGTTCCTCCTCTGGTACCTCAGTTCATGAGGGCACATGGCAACATCAACGAACAGTACACTCAGAGTTCATCATCCAGCCTTTTTGCTGGAGCTCATAGATCAGGAGGCATGCGACCTGCCCCTCCGCCACCACAACCGGAGAACCCAACATTTTGCCTGTTCCCACCGGGTTCATCTGGCCATAGTTCAATGGACACCGATGAAGCTGGAGGAAGCCGATTCTATGCCTGGGAGCGCGATCGCTTCGCGCCGTACCCATTGATGCCGGTCGACTGCGAGACAAGCTGGTGGAGCTCACAGCAGTCTCATGGCGCATCAGAATCCACACCCGCACCCGCGCCAAGGAGACTCTTTGGGCAGTGGATCGGCCTCGGCAGGTCGTCGCCCGAGAATAGATCGCCCGAGGGCTCATCATATCGACAAATGCACTCTCCTCGGATGTAG